The Aeromicrobium yanjiei genome includes a region encoding these proteins:
- a CDS encoding SDR family oxidoreductase — protein MTGHRVLVTGADGFLGRSVVQGLAASPAVDVVVGTDLRLPDEATPGAVHEIADVTDPAAVDAVIGRHGVDTVVHLASIVNPGRGMSDELAYRVDVEGSRHVLDACIAHGVRRLVVSSSGAAYGYHADSPAWITEDQPVRGNDAFAYSRHKRLVEQMLAAEREAHPGLEQVVLRIGTILGATVDNQITDLFRARRLLRIAGSDSPFVFIWDEDLAAIMLQAVTGHVTGVFNVAGDGAMTVREIAAALGKPTLPVPEPVLRTALRVARPLRLTQYGPEQTKFLQYRPVLDNSRLKDVFGYRPTKTSREAFAAWQAAQGL, from the coding sequence ATGACGGGGCACCGGGTCCTCGTGACGGGGGCGGACGGGTTCCTGGGGCGCTCCGTCGTGCAGGGCCTGGCCGCCTCCCCCGCGGTGGACGTCGTCGTGGGGACGGACCTGCGTCTGCCGGACGAGGCCACGCCGGGCGCGGTGCACGAGATCGCGGACGTCACGGACCCCGCCGCTGTCGACGCGGTGATCGGACGCCACGGGGTCGACACGGTCGTGCACCTGGCCTCGATCGTCAACCCGGGCCGCGGCATGTCCGACGAGCTGGCGTACCGCGTCGACGTGGAGGGCAGTCGGCACGTGCTCGACGCGTGCATCGCCCACGGCGTGCGCCGACTGGTGGTGTCCTCGAGCGGCGCGGCGTACGGCTATCACGCCGACAGCCCGGCCTGGATCACCGAGGACCAGCCGGTGCGCGGCAACGACGCCTTCGCGTACAGCCGGCACAAGAGACTCGTCGAGCAGATGCTGGCCGCCGAGCGCGAGGCCCACCCGGGCCTGGAGCAGGTCGTGCTGCGCATCGGCACGATCCTCGGCGCCACGGTCGACAACCAGATCACCGACCTGTTCCGCGCCAGGCGGCTGCTGCGGATCGCCGGATCGGACTCCCCGTTCGTGTTCATCTGGGACGAGGACCTCGCGGCGATCATGCTGCAGGCCGTGACCGGTCACGTCACGGGCGTCTTCAACGTCGCCGGCGACGGCGCGATGACCGTGCGGGAGATCGCCGCCGCCCTGGGCAAGCCGACACTGCCGGTGCCCGAGCCGGTGCTGCGCACGGCCCTGCGGGTCGCCAGGCCGCTGCGGCTGACGCAGTACGGCCCCGAGCAGACCAAGTTCCTGCAGTACAGGCCCGTGCTCGACAACAGCCGGCTCAAGGACGTCTTCGGCTATCGGCCCACCAAGACGAGCCGTGAGGCGTTCGCCGCGTGGCAGGCCGCCCAGGGGTTGTGA
- a CDS encoding glutathione peroxidase, protein MTTAHDFSATAIDGTERLLADYKGKVLLVVNTATQCGFTPQFKGLEEVYREYVDRGLVVLGFPCDQFGNQNPDGDEETAAFCEKNFGVTFPLFSEIEVNGDGAHPLYKWLKQEKGGVGPSAIKWNFTKFLIDTEGNVVKRYGSATKPEKIKADIEKLLPA, encoded by the coding sequence ATGACCACCGCACACGACTTCTCCGCCACCGCGATCGACGGCACCGAGCGGCTCCTTGCCGACTACAAGGGCAAGGTCCTCCTCGTCGTCAACACCGCGACGCAGTGTGGCTTCACCCCGCAGTTCAAGGGCCTCGAGGAGGTCTACCGGGAGTACGTCGACCGCGGCCTGGTCGTGCTGGGCTTCCCGTGCGACCAGTTCGGCAACCAGAACCCCGACGGTGACGAGGAGACCGCCGCGTTCTGCGAGAAGAACTTCGGTGTGACGTTCCCGTTGTTCTCCGAGATCGAGGTCAACGGCGACGGGGCGCACCCGCTCTACAAGTGGCTCAAGCAGGAGAAGGGCGGAGTCGGCCCGTCGGCGATCAAGTGGAACTTCACCAAGTTCCTGATCGACACCGAGGGCAACGTCGTCAAGCGCTACGGCTCGGCGACCAAGCCCGAGAAGATCAAGGCCGACATCGAGAAGCTGCTGCCGGCCTGA
- the rho gene encoding transcription termination factor Rho has protein sequence MTETTTTPDASASSASAGTPRKTGGSLGGKVLAELQEIAAGLGITGAEKMRKGALIDAIKIARGDAGTSTKAAVKAASGPAVADTADAAPVIVPPTKNDAESGEAAKSEAPKRSGARGRNAKADKPASDVVADEAPAAKADKPTRSRSRAAKSDVVTTDEGQNGADKNGAEKNVADKSGADKNGADKSDKGGAGKNGSQRGGAKADAQAEPKNESRHDNARGDQSADDRDDDAEGGRGRGRGRGQNANGGGNTNRNQGNQNRNQNPPQADRQPAQPQHDDDEDGGGRRRNRRGRNRNSQGGGRGSLDVDTSYTEDDVLVPAAGILDILDNYAFVRTTGYLPSDNDVYVSLSMVRKWGLRRGDAVVGQVRQPREGERKEKFNPMVKIDSVNGMALEEATKRVEFSKLTPLYPSERLRLEGEAGGLTGRVIDLVSPIGKGQRGLIVSPPKAGKTVVMQQIANAITTNNPECHLMIVLVDERPEEVTEFQRTVKGEVIASTFDRPATDHTMVAELAIERAKRLVELGHDVVLLLDGITRLGRAYNLAAPASGRIMSGGVDSSALYPPKKFFGAARNIEDGGSLTILATALVETGSRMDEVIFEEFKGTGNWELRLRRDLADKRIFPAVDVEASSTRREELLMGKDELNIVWKLRRVLSGLDGRQGLELMLDKLKQSPNNAEFLAQITKTISEDGAAATS, from the coding sequence GTGACTGAAACCACCACGACACCTGATGCCTCCGCGTCCTCGGCCTCGGCCGGGACCCCCCGCAAGACCGGGGGAAGCCTGGGTGGAAAGGTGCTTGCCGAGCTGCAGGAAATCGCTGCGGGACTCGGCATCACCGGCGCGGAGAAGATGCGCAAGGGCGCACTCATCGACGCCATCAAGATCGCTCGCGGCGACGCGGGCACCTCGACGAAGGCCGCCGTCAAGGCCGCCTCGGGACCGGCCGTCGCGGACACCGCCGACGCCGCACCCGTGATCGTCCCCCCGACGAAGAACGACGCCGAGTCCGGCGAGGCCGCCAAGAGCGAGGCCCCCAAGCGGAGCGGAGCGCGGGGCCGCAACGCCAAGGCCGACAAGCCCGCGTCCGACGTCGTCGCCGACGAGGCGCCGGCCGCGAAGGCCGACAAGCCGACGCGCAGCCGCTCCAGGGCCGCCAAGAGCGATGTCGTCACGACCGACGAGGGTCAGAACGGCGCCGACAAGAACGGCGCTGAGAAGAACGTCGCCGACAAGAGCGGTGCCGACAAGAACGGTGCCGACAAGTCGGACAAGGGCGGCGCCGGCAAGAACGGCTCGCAGCGCGGCGGTGCGAAGGCAGACGCCCAGGCGGAGCCCAAGAACGAGTCCCGCCACGACAACGCGCGCGGCGACCAGTCCGCCGACGACCGGGACGACGACGCCGAGGGCGGACGCGGTCGCGGTCGTGGACGCGGCCAGAACGCCAACGGTGGCGGCAACACGAACCGCAACCAGGGCAACCAGAACCGCAACCAGAACCCGCCCCAGGCCGATCGTCAGCCGGCGCAGCCGCAGCACGACGACGACGAGGACGGCGGCGGACGTCGCCGCAACCGTCGCGGTCGCAACCGCAACAGCCAGGGCGGCGGACGCGGCAGCCTCGACGTCGACACGTCGTACACCGAGGACGACGTCCTGGTGCCCGCCGCGGGCATCCTCGACATCCTCGACAACTACGCGTTCGTGCGCACCACGGGCTACCTGCCCAGCGACAACGACGTCTACGTCTCGCTCTCCATGGTCCGCAAGTGGGGCCTTCGCCGCGGCGACGCCGTCGTCGGTCAGGTGCGCCAGCCCCGCGAGGGCGAGCGCAAGGAGAAGTTCAACCCGATGGTCAAGATCGACTCGGTCAACGGGATGGCCCTGGAGGAGGCGACCAAGCGCGTCGAGTTCTCCAAGCTCACTCCGCTGTACCCGTCGGAGCGCCTGCGCCTCGAAGGTGAGGCCGGCGGCCTGACCGGTCGCGTCATCGACCTGGTGTCGCCGATCGGCAAGGGTCAGCGCGGCCTCATCGTGTCGCCGCCGAAGGCCGGCAAGACCGTCGTGATGCAGCAGATCGCCAACGCGATCACGACCAACAACCCCGAGTGCCACCTGATGATCGTCCTGGTCGACGAGCGTCCCGAGGAGGTCACCGAGTTCCAGCGCACCGTCAAGGGCGAGGTCATCGCCTCGACGTTCGACCGTCCGGCCACCGATCACACGATGGTCGCCGAGCTCGCGATCGAGCGCGCGAAGCGTCTGGTCGAGCTGGGCCACGACGTCGTGCTGCTGCTGGACGGCATCACGCGCCTCGGCCGGGCGTACAACCTCGCCGCGCCGGCCTCCGGTCGCATCATGTCCGGTGGCGTCGACTCGTCGGCGCTCTACCCGCCCAAGAAGTTCTTCGGCGCCGCGCGCAACATCGAGGACGGCGGTTCGCTGACGATCCTCGCCACCGCGTTGGTCGAGACCGGGTCCCGCATGGACGAGGTCATCTTCGAGGAGTTCAAGGGCACCGGCAACTGGGAGCTGCGCCTGCGTCGCGACCTCGCCGACAAGCGGATCTTCCCGGCGGTGGACGTCGAGGCGTCCAGCACCCGCCGCGAGGAGCTGCTGATGGGCAAGGACGAGCTCAACATCGTCTGGAAGCTGCGGCGCGTGCTGTCGGGCCTCGACGGCCGCCAGGGCCTGGAGCTGATGCTCGACAAGCTCAAGCAGTCGCCCAACAACGCTGAGTTCCTCGCGCAGATCACCAAGACGATCTCTGAGGACGGGGCAGCCGCCACCAGCTGA
- a CDS encoding homoserine kinase, with translation MSFVDGPVTVRVPASSANLGPGFDALGLALTLHDTLTAEVVDAGLDVHVTGEGMDGVPLDETHLVVQAMHAAFDLLGGRPSGLRLTCTNTIPHGRGLGSSAAAIVGGVLLARALVVGGEALLDDAAAYQLTVDLEGHPDNVAAAFFGGLTIAWIDGAAAEVERLETDVEVTVFVPPAAVSTEKARGLLPRASRTPMPRATPAAPPCSWPPSPGRRTASRRRPRTGSTRATAPRRCPSPTSCCASCGSRAYRRSSRAPARRSWCSREEWPTALPPGGSSTSWASIARAQRSSAAAPEQLNRSGIPADPLMLWWMSRSRVHLPDSDSK, from the coding sequence GTGAGCTTCGTCGACGGACCGGTCACCGTCAGGGTGCCGGCCTCGAGCGCGAACCTCGGTCCCGGTTTCGACGCGCTCGGTCTCGCGCTGACCCTGCACGACACGCTGACGGCCGAGGTCGTCGACGCGGGGCTCGACGTCCACGTCACCGGCGAGGGCATGGACGGCGTGCCGCTGGACGAGACGCACCTGGTCGTCCAGGCCATGCACGCGGCCTTCGACCTGCTCGGTGGACGCCCGTCCGGGCTGCGACTGACCTGCACCAACACCATCCCCCACGGCCGCGGGCTCGGCTCGTCCGCCGCGGCGATCGTGGGCGGCGTCCTGCTGGCGCGCGCGCTGGTCGTGGGCGGCGAGGCGTTGCTGGACGACGCGGCGGCGTACCAGCTGACGGTCGACCTCGAGGGTCATCCCGACAACGTCGCCGCGGCGTTCTTCGGCGGACTGACGATCGCCTGGATCGACGGTGCCGCCGCCGAGGTCGAGCGACTCGAGACCGACGTCGAGGTCACGGTGTTCGTGCCGCCCGCAGCCGTCTCGACCGAGAAGGCCCGGGGGCTGCTGCCGAGAGCGTCCCGCACGCCGATGCCGCGCGCAACGCCGGCCGCGCCGCCCTGCTCGTGGCCGCCCTCACCGGGGCGCCGCACCGCCTCGCGTCGGCGACCGAGGACTGGATCCACCAGGGCTACCGCTCCGAGGCGATGCCCGAGTCCTACAAGCTGCTGCGCCAGCTGCGGGTCGAGGGCGTACCGGCGATCATCTCGGGCGCCGGCCCGACGGTCCTGGTGTTCGCGCGAGGAGTGGCCGACCGCGCTCCCGCCGGGTGGGTCGTCCACGAGCTGGGCGTCGATCGCACGGGCGCAGAGGTCGTCCGCAGCGGCGCCTGAGCAGTTGAACCGATCGGGAATTCCGGCGGACCCGTTGATGTTATGGTGGATGAGTCGGAGTCGAGTTCATCTCCCCGACAGTGACAGCAAGTGA
- a CDS encoding homoserine dehydrogenase — MSTSSWTPGRPLRVALLGCGVVGTEVARLLTRDADELAQRVGAPLELVGVAVRRLNRERDLDLPSELFTTDAVGLVSRGDIDVVIEVIGGIDLARELILTALENGASVVTANKALLAEDGATLFEAAHKAERDLYFEAAVAGAIPIVRPLRESLAGDRVQRVLGIVNGTTNFILDAMTTTGQGFSEALDEAQRLGYAEADPTADIEGFDAASKAAILAGLAFHTRVTIGDVHREGITEVTAADVRSADEMGCVVKLLAICEKRDTPTGPAVSARVHPAMIPLTHPLASVHGAYNAVFVESESAGELMFYGPGAGGSPTASAVLGDVVSVARNRRSDVFGPGESTHAQLEVLDMGRARTRYHVSIDVDDRAGVLASVASAFAEYGVSIKTVRQEGSGSDAQLVIVTHEAEDASLSATVASLRGLDMVRDVTSVMRVEGGF; from the coding sequence GTGAGCACCTCCTCGTGGACCCCCGGACGTCCGCTCCGAGTCGCCCTGCTGGGCTGCGGAGTCGTCGGCACGGAGGTCGCCCGACTGCTCACGCGGGATGCGGACGAGCTCGCTCAGCGCGTCGGCGCTCCGCTCGAGCTCGTGGGTGTCGCGGTACGCCGTCTGAACCGTGAGCGCGACCTCGACCTGCCCAGCGAGCTGTTCACGACCGATGCAGTCGGCCTCGTGTCGCGCGGTGACATCGACGTGGTGATCGAGGTCATCGGCGGCATCGACCTGGCCCGCGAGCTGATCCTGACCGCGCTGGAGAACGGCGCCTCCGTCGTGACCGCCAACAAGGCGCTGCTGGCCGAGGACGGTGCCACCCTGTTCGAGGCCGCGCACAAGGCCGAGCGCGACCTGTACTTCGAGGCTGCGGTCGCCGGCGCGATCCCGATCGTCCGTCCGCTCCGCGAGTCGCTGGCCGGTGACCGTGTCCAGCGCGTCCTCGGCATCGTCAACGGCACCACCAACTTCATCCTCGACGCGATGACCACGACGGGTCAGGGCTTCTCCGAGGCACTCGACGAGGCACAGCGTCTCGGTTACGCCGAGGCCGATCCCACCGCGGACATCGAGGGCTTCGACGCTGCGTCCAAGGCGGCGATCCTCGCCGGGCTCGCCTTCCACACCCGCGTCACGATCGGCGACGTGCACCGCGAGGGCATCACCGAGGTGACCGCGGCCGACGTCCGTTCGGCCGACGAGATGGGCTGCGTCGTCAAGCTGCTCGCGATCTGCGAGAAGCGGGACACCCCGACCGGCCCGGCCGTGTCGGCGCGCGTCCACCCCGCGATGATCCCGCTGACCCACCCGCTCGCGAGCGTCCACGGGGCGTACAACGCGGTGTTCGTCGAGAGCGAGTCGGCCGGCGAGCTGATGTTCTACGGCCCCGGCGCCGGAGGCTCCCCGACGGCCAGCGCAGTTCTCGGCGACGTCGTCTCGGTCGCCCGCAACCGGCGCAGCGACGTCTTCGGGCCCGGCGAGTCGACCCACGCGCAGCTCGAGGTGCTCGACATGGGGCGGGCCCGCACCCGCTATCACGTGTCGATCGACGTCGACGACCGCGCGGGCGTGCTCGCGTCGGTCGCGAGTGCGTTCGCCGAGTACGGGGTCTCGATCAAGACCGTCCGCCAGGAGGGCAGCGGGTCCGATGCCCAGCTCGTCATCGTGACGCACGAGGCCGAGGACGCCTCGCTGTCGGCCACGGTGGCCTCGCTGCGCGGGCTCGACATGGTGCGTGACGTGACATCGGTGATGCGCGTCGAGGGAGGATTCTGA